The region CTTTTGAACTTAGTGCCAAGTGCACACAATTCCTGAGCAAGAATAAATTCTAAGAACAGCTCAGGGTGCTCCACTGAGGTCGTAGGAACCCTGCCTAGGATTTCATGTGACGTACCGGCCGTGATTTACTTGAACAGCTCTTCCCAGTGGCCGTTTAGGTCGCCCCCAATCTTCTGCTGACGCTGCAGAAGCTGTAGCCAAGACCCTTGCACGTGTCTGTGTGCCCATGTGCACACTTAGCTGCAGGAAAACTCCTAAATGTGGGAGCGGCATTGCTGGCTGAAAGAACACACAAAGCTGGGCTGGGTGTGGGATGCCTGCCCACCCCGACCCGAGCCAGCCTCCCCACCCACAGCACACGGTATCTGCCTGCTCCCTGTGCCTCTTCCGTCCCCACATCCCAACGCAGCTGCAGCCCCGGTGCCTGTGCCTCTCCCTCCCACAGGCAAATACATCGAGAACCACGGGGTGGTCCACAACATGTACTACAACACCACCAGCAAGGTGAAGCTGCCGTACCACGCCACGCTGGGCATCCAGAGCTGGTGGGACAATGGCAGTGTGCCCATCTGGGTCACCGCCCAGAGGCAGGTAATGCTGCCCCAGCTACAGGCACCTCCTGATCTGGCACAGAAGGGCATGAAGTAGGGTACTTGGGAAGGTAGGTTGCGGATGTTGGTGGGGATCCTGCCCAGTCCTCCTTGGAGCCCTGAGACCAAGAGGGATTGCTCTGTCCTCCCAAACTGTCCACTGTCACCCAACAAGGAAGCATTTAATGGCCGGGTATGGTgatcctgcctataatcccagaactctggaaggctgaggagggaggattccttgagctcaggtgttcaataccagcctgagcaaaagtgagaccccatcttcactaaaaatagaaaaattagccaggcattatggcaggtacctgtagtcccagctacttgggaggctgaggcaagaggatcacttaagcccaggagttggaggttgcagtgagctgtgatgatgctactgcactctagcccaggtgacagaatgagactctgtcttaggaaaaaaaagaacgtatttaacaataaaatggcTCTCCCACACCCCTCTCAGGCTGGACAGCTACATTCTCAAGGGCCAAAGATAAAATAAGGAGTGGGTAATagggttgagcccaggaatccCCCAATTTGTGAtcctctagggcagcggttctcaacccacaggaactgtattaaagggccgcagcattaggaaggttgagaaccacggctctAGGGCTTCCTGGCCTGGAAGTAAGGCTTCTAGTCATCAAAGTCAAGTGGAGGTTTCTGAGAAGCACCTGAAATAAACACTGGAACCTACACCCACCTTATAGCCGATGTAGCCACAAGTATGAGTCCCCAAGATCCCCAAGCATCTATACTCACTCAGGGCTCCATACACCAGGCTCCAGAGCAGGAAACCAAAGCGGTCAGGGTGTCCAACCCAATGGAAGAATGGCCTGGGGAGTGGGTGGGTAGGTAGGTAGGACAGGTGTAGACAGAGGGCTGGAAGGACTGACTGATTTATGGATGGATGACCAGATGGGAAGGTGGACAGGTGTCCAAGAAGAGCTGCTGCTCATCTGGGATGTTTTCATATCCCTTGTCTTGTTAGCACCTGAGTCTACTGGGCACCTGCTGTCTCCTCTGTACAACTGGTTTGCCCTGATAGTCTGAGATGAGAGATGTTTCAGAAGACAAAAGCCCCATGACCCCAAGAAAGAAGGGGGTGCAGAGTGCAAGTGCTCACAGGTGCGGGCTGGGGGCATTGGCCAAGGAGGCTGCAGGCGCCCTGACACTGTCCCATCCTGGCAGGGCCTAAAGACCGGTTCCTTCTTCTACCCTGGGGGGAATGTCACCTATGAAGGGGTGGCCGTAACGCTGAGTCGGAAGGAAGGTGTCCTGCAcaactataaaaatgaaacagagtGGAGGGTGAACATTGACACCGTGATGCGGTGGTTCACAGAGGAGGACCTGGATCTGGTCACACTCTACTTTGGAGAGCCAGACTCCACAGGCCACAAGTACGGCCCCGAGTCCCAGCAGAGGAAGGAGATGGTGCAGCAGGTGGACAGGACTGTGGGCTACCTCCGGGACAGCATCGAGCGCAACCACCTCTCGAGCATCCTCAACCTGATCATCACGTCCGACCACGGCATGACAACCGTCTACAAGAACGCCAGTGACCTGGTCGAGTTCCACAAGTTCCCCAATTTCACCTTCCGGGACATCAATTTTGAGCTCCTTGACTACGGGCCGAACGGGATGCTGCTCCCCAAAGCAGGGATGCTGGAGAAGGTGTATGATGCCCTCAAGGATGCCCACCCCAGACTCCACGTATATAAGAAGGAGGCGTTCCCCGCATCCTTCCACT is a window of Nycticebus coucang isolate mNycCou1 chromosome 18, mNycCou1.pri, whole genome shotgun sequence DNA encoding:
- the ENPP7 gene encoding ectonucleotide pyrophosphatase/phosphodiesterase family member 7 isoform X2, with the protein product MGHLAILLTAALATLLATGIGAPVHRQGSRHKLLLVSFDGFRWNYDQDVDTPHLDTMARDGVKARYMTPAFVTMTSPCHFTLVTGKYIENHGVVHNMYYNTTSKVKLPYHATLGIQSWWDNGSVPIWVTAQRQGLKTGSFFYPGGNVTYEGVAVTLSRKEGVLHNYKNETEWRVNIDTVMRWFTEEDLDLVTLYFGEPDSTGHKYGPESQQRKEMVQQVDRTVGYLRDSIERNHLSSILNLIITSDHGMTTVYKNASDLVEFHKFPNFTFRDINFELLDYGPNGMLLPKAGMLEKVYDALKDAHPRLHVYKKEAFPASFHYANHPRVTPLLMYSDPGYVINGRINVQFNNGEHGFDNRDMNMKTIFRAMGPSFKSGLEVEPFESVHVYELMCHLLGIKPEPNDGHPSTLLPMLHSGSTVLPSGASTHLPSRGSTVLPSGASTHLPSHQIPLVTGLLGAVILLANIT